One stretch of Arachis duranensis cultivar V14167 chromosome 1, aradu.V14167.gnm2.J7QH, whole genome shotgun sequence DNA includes these proteins:
- the LOC107479283 gene encoding protein REBELOTE — protein MGKLGKKARKFARKNLQSVLRNKRKLKSKFKRKASKTTGGQDVEENQERDTTNLSTERKAMAEEIEDVSLDDVFSEDDSEGLGEDSDSDVYLSEDSCCAHLTECDGESENNIDSSNGGSSLMVHNRDIRAELVKKAKRLNKLKEKDPEFARFLERYDVSIKQAKDDETSSDDEGGLDGMHPMNEDAVRSHVPKCLTSGQVDSLCNMVKKDHNMAALTCLINAYCTACHSDSKAPSASISVLSHNIQSGETFSKILMFMLHQADTIFRKLLGLSCSNCKKETVLELKNTSKWLSLKPHIKSYLRSTLFLLNQVTDSELLTFTICRLRTSIIFLVAFPTLLRKLLKISVHLWATGDESLSSHSFLIIKDISSMFGLNWFDSCFVKTYKAFINHTQYVDQRLFEHIHFLRNSYLELCSLDVQKSSNMAMKCMLHLAKILQKGRQTKKKEVVKKICSWQYINCIELWVAFISANAPEYDLHPLLYMIVQIINGIALLFPGPRYLPLRIRCIQWLNQLAGSTGIFIPVISLVLDVVAYKIAKDGGRKSGKGFELQSTIKLPKHWLKSRNFQVECISSAIELLSEHFAQWSYHISFPELATAPIVHLKKLYEITSIESSRRVIKRFIDQVEMNVDFVQKKREEAPFSPKDQQTVETFLQIERRSGNTPFMQYYRSIMSKAVTRKMISNTKAALV, from the exons ATGGGAAAGCTAGGGAAGAAGGCAAGAAAATTCGCAAGAAAGAATCTGCAGTCAGTTTTGAGGAACAAAAGGAAGTTAAAATCCAAATTCAAAAGGAAAGCTTCAAAAA CAACGGGAGGTCAAGATGTTGAAGAAAACCAAGAGAGGGACACAACAAATCTATCTACGGAAAG AAAAGCAATGGCTGAAGAAATTGAAGATGTTTCCCTTGATGATGTATTCAGTGAAGATGATAGTGAGGGCCTTGGAGAAGATTCAGACAGTGATGTATATCTTTCTGAG GACTCATGCTGTGCACATTTGACGGAATGTGATGGTGAAAGTGAAAATAATATTGATA GCAGCAATGGAGGTAGTTCCTTAATGGTTCATAACAGAGATATTCGTGCGGAACTTGTGAAGAAAGCAAAAAGGttgaacaaattaaaagaaaag GATCCAGAGTTTGCCCGATTTCTGGAACGTTATGATGTGAGCATTAAACAAGCCAAAGATGATGAAACT AGTTCTGATGATGAAGGTGGTTTAGATGGGATGCATCCAATGAATGAAGATGCTGTTCGTTCTCATGTACCCAAATGTTTAACAAGTGGACAAGTTGATTCTTTGTGTAATATGGTTAAAAAAGATCACAACATGGCAGCCCTTACTTGTCTCATAAATGCTTATTGCACAGCCTGCCACAGTGATTCTAAAGCACCTAGTGCCAGTATTTCTGTCTTATCCCACAACATTCAGAGTGGTGAAACTTTCTCCAAGATATTAATGTTCATGCTACATCAGGCTGATACTATATTTAGGAAGTTACTGGGATTGTCATGCTCGAATTGCAAGAAGGAAACTGTTTTGGAGCTAAAGAATACATCAAAATGGTTATCTCTGAAACCGCATATTAAATCATACCTTAGGAGTACTCTGTTTCTCCTGAACCAGGTTACAGACTCAGAGTTATTGACATTCACAATTTGTCGACTAAGAACTTCAATCATCTTCCTAGTTGCATTTCCAACTCTGTTGCGCAAGCTTCTTAAG ATTTCTGTTCATCTCTGGGCAACAGGTGATGAGTCTTTGTCATCACATTCCTTTCTCATCATCAAAGATATATCTTCCATGTTTGGCTTGAATTGGTTTGATTCCTGCTTCGTCAAAACATATAAAGCATTCATTAATCACACTCAATATGTTGACCAAAGGTTGTTTGAGCATATACATTTTCTAAGGAACTCCTATCTGGAGCTCTGCAGTTTAGATGTGCAGAAATCATCTAACATGGCAATGAAATGTATGCTGCACCTGGCTAAGATATTGCAGAAGGGGCGGCAGACAAAGAAGAAG GAGGTGGTTAAAAAAATTTGCAGTTGGCAGTACATTAATTGTATTGAACTCTGGGTTGCATTTATATCAGCAAATGCACCTGAGTATGATCTTCATCCATTGCTATACATGATTGTACAGATTATAAATGGAATTGCTCTACTGTTTCCTGGTCCTAGATACTTACCACTGAGGATAAGATGTATCCAATGGCTTAATCAACTTGCTGGTTCTACTGGGATTTTCATCCCTGTTATATCATTGGTGTTGGATGTTGTAGCATACAAAATTGCCAAGGATGGTGGTAGAAAGTCTGGCAAAGGTTTTGAGCTACAGTCTACCATAAAG CTTCCAAAGCACTGGTTAAAATCACGCAACTTCCAAGTGGAGTGTATCTCATCTGCCATTGAGCTCCTTTCTGAGCATTTTGCACAATGGAGCTACCATATATCTTTTCCTGAGCTGGCAACAGCTCCAATTGTCCACCTCAAGAAGCTTTATGAGATAACTTCTATTGAGAGTTCTAGACGGGTTATCAAGCGTTTCATTGATCAG GTGGAGATGAACGTTGACTTTGTGcaaaagaagagagaggaggCGCCTTTCTCTCCGAAGGATCAGCAGACTGTTGAAACATTTCTTCAG ATTGAAAGACGTAGTGGTAACACTCCATTTATGCAATACTATAGAAGCATAATGAGTAAGGCTGTAACCAGGAAAATGATTTCAAATACAAAG GCAGCATTAGTCTAG